A single Brucella intermedia LMG 3301 DNA region contains:
- the mraY gene encoding phospho-N-acetylmuramoyl-pentapeptide-transferase → MLMLLTFFAEHMTPLNVFRYITFRTGGAMITSALIVFLFGPSIINSLRVRQGKGQPIRADGPQTHFKKAGTPTMGGLMIMTGILVSCMLWANLSSVYVWVVLLVTVGFGAIGFYDDYLKVTKQSDKGFSGKARLGIEFLIAAAAAFIIMRAGQEPFSSSLTFPFAKQFVINLSWFFIPFAAFVMVGAGNAVNLTDGLDGLAIVPVMVAAASFGFIAYLSGNAIFADYLQIHFVPGTGELAVVLGAVIGAGLGFLWFNAPPAAIFMGDTGSLALGGMLGTVAVATKHEIVLAIIGGLFVVEALSVIIQVGSFKLTGKRVFLMAPIHHHFEKKGWTESQVVIRFWIVAIILAMIGLSTLKLR, encoded by the coding sequence ATGTTGATGCTTCTCACCTTCTTCGCCGAACATATGACACCGCTCAATGTGTTCCGCTACATTACTTTCCGCACCGGCGGCGCGATGATCACTTCGGCGCTGATCGTGTTCCTGTTCGGCCCGTCGATCATCAACTCGCTCCGGGTGCGTCAGGGGAAAGGCCAGCCGATCCGCGCCGACGGCCCGCAGACCCATTTCAAGAAAGCCGGTACGCCGACCATGGGCGGCCTCATGATCATGACCGGCATTCTTGTGTCGTGCATGCTCTGGGCCAATCTCTCCAGCGTCTATGTCTGGGTCGTGCTGCTGGTTACCGTGGGTTTCGGCGCAATCGGCTTTTATGACGATTATCTCAAGGTGACGAAGCAGTCCGACAAGGGCTTTTCCGGCAAGGCGCGTCTTGGCATCGAATTCCTGATCGCCGCCGCCGCCGCTTTCATCATCATGCGGGCAGGGCAGGAGCCGTTCTCGTCCTCGCTGACATTCCCGTTTGCCAAGCAGTTCGTCATCAATCTGAGCTGGTTCTTCATTCCGTTTGCTGCTTTCGTCATGGTTGGCGCAGGCAATGCCGTGAACCTGACAGACGGTCTCGACGGACTTGCAATCGTGCCGGTCATGGTTGCCGCTGCCTCCTTCGGCTTCATCGCCTACCTGTCCGGTAACGCGATCTTTGCCGATTACCTGCAGATTCATTTCGTGCCCGGCACGGGTGAGCTTGCAGTGGTTCTGGGCGCCGTCATCGGCGCGGGCCTCGGCTTCCTCTGGTTCAATGCGCCGCCTGCCGCAATTTTCATGGGCGATACGGGTTCGCTTGCGCTGGGTGGTATGCTGGGCACGGTTGCCGTTGCGACAAAGCACGAAATCGTTCTCGCCATCATCGGTGGCCTGTTTGTCGTGGAAGCGCTTTCCGTCATCATTCAGGTTGGGTCCTTCAAGCTGACCGGCAAGCGCGTGTTCCTGATGGCGCCGATCCACCATCATTTCGAAAAGAAGGGCTGGACCGAGAGCCAGGTCGTGATCCGTTTCTGGATCGTCGCGATCATTCTCGCGATGATCGGCCTTTCCACCCTCAAGCTCCGGTAA
- the murD gene encoding UDP-N-acetylmuramoyl-L-alanine--D-glutamate ligase, with the protein MIPITALKDKTVALFGLGGSGIATAKAILGGGAKIIAWDDNPDSVARAQSAGIATGDLRQADWSQFAAFVLSPGVPLTHPKPHWTVDLARAAGVEIIGDVELFVRERNHIAPDCPFIAITGTNGKSTTTALIAHIIKASGRDMQLGGNIGTAILTLEPPQANRFYVVECSSYQIDLAPSLNPTAGILLNLTPDHLDRHGSMENYAAIKERLVAASDTAIVGVDDQYCEAIADRLYRDGVHVVRISKEKQLGKGYFADGAKLLWAQDGEVDEIASLEGIGSLRGAHNAQNALAAIAACLSVGLSLEEIHAGLNSFPGLAHRMEQVGHRGKVLFVNDSKATNAEATAPALSSFPQNIYWIAGGVPKAGGIASLAAFFPRIAKAYLIGEAAAQFAATLGDAAPFEISDTLAVAVEHAARDAGNDAAPEPVVLLSPACASFDQFQNFEKRGDAFRSAVLALPGVERIGGES; encoded by the coding sequence ATGATCCCGATCACCGCCCTCAAGGACAAGACGGTCGCCCTTTTCGGACTGGGCGGGTCGGGCATCGCGACCGCCAAGGCCATTCTTGGCGGAGGCGCAAAGATCATTGCCTGGGACGACAATCCCGACAGCGTTGCCCGTGCACAGAGCGCGGGCATTGCCACTGGCGACCTGCGGCAGGCAGACTGGTCGCAGTTTGCGGCTTTCGTGCTTTCGCCGGGCGTCCCGCTGACCCATCCGAAGCCGCACTGGACCGTCGATCTGGCTCGTGCTGCCGGGGTTGAGATCATCGGCGACGTGGAGCTGTTCGTTCGCGAGCGCAACCACATTGCTCCCGATTGCCCGTTCATTGCCATTACAGGAACCAATGGCAAGTCGACGACGACCGCCCTGATCGCCCATATCATCAAGGCTTCCGGTCGCGACATGCAGCTCGGCGGCAATATCGGCACAGCAATCCTCACGCTAGAGCCGCCGCAGGCGAACCGCTTTTACGTGGTTGAATGTTCATCCTACCAGATCGATCTGGCGCCTTCGCTGAACCCGACCGCAGGCATCCTGCTCAATCTGACACCGGACCATCTCGACCGTCATGGATCGATGGAAAACTATGCGGCGATCAAGGAACGGTTGGTCGCGGCAAGCGACACGGCCATTGTCGGGGTCGACGATCAATATTGCGAAGCCATTGCCGACCGGCTTTATCGTGACGGCGTGCATGTCGTGCGGATTTCCAAGGAAAAACAACTCGGCAAGGGCTACTTTGCTGACGGTGCGAAACTGCTCTGGGCACAGGATGGAGAAGTTGATGAAATCGCTTCTCTTGAAGGTATCGGCTCGCTGCGCGGCGCGCATAATGCGCAGAATGCACTTGCGGCGATTGCCGCCTGCCTGTCCGTGGGCCTCAGCCTTGAAGAAATCCACGCCGGTCTGAATAGCTTTCCTGGCCTCGCCCATCGCATGGAACAGGTCGGACATCGCGGGAAAGTCTTGTTCGTCAACGATTCCAAGGCGACCAATGCGGAAGCGACGGCTCCGGCATTGTCTTCGTTCCCGCAGAACATCTACTGGATTGCAGGTGGTGTGCCGAAAGCTGGCGGGATTGCTTCGCTGGCCGCGTTCTTCCCACGGATTGCCAAGGCCTATCTGATCGGCGAAGCCGCCGCGCAGTTTGCGGCAACGCTTGGCGATGCGGCGCCGTTCGAGATTTCCGACACGCTTGCGGTCGCCGTTGAACACGCTGCCCGGGATGCCGGCAACGATGCGGCTCCCGAGCCAGTCGTGCTGCTGTCGCCTGCCTGCGCGAGTTTCGACCAGTTCCAGAACTTTGAAAAACGCGGCGATGCATTCCGCAGCGCTGTTCTCGCACTTCCGGGTGTCGAGCGGATAGGAGGGGAAAGCTGA
- a CDS encoding UDP-N-acetylmuramoylalanyl-D-glutamyl-2,6-diaminopimelate--D-alanyl-D-alanine ligase, translating into MSEWLWKSDDMVEAMEGRPFGNLPGGITGISIDSRSLKPGEAFFAIKGEQFDGHDFVTAAMAAGAGLIVVAEHRLPAFGNSKVPMIVVEDVLEALTKLGIASRARSKAQIIAVTGSVGKTTTKEALRHVLSEVGKVHASVASFNNHWGVPLTLARMPADTDYGVFEIGMNHHDEIRPLVKMVRPHVALITLIAPAHLGHFANLEEIAVAKAEIFEGIVPGGYALLNRDDKRFKQLEELAEKAGVEHIVTFGENARSDYRLREVKLHPTCSCMTVKAGTHEAAVKVGMPGRHIVQNMLAVLGAADLVGADIAKVMMAMATLTAEGGRGARHVLQHPEGTFTLIDESYNANPTSMRAALSLLHSTAPEGSRGRRIAVLGDMLELGRQSGKLHADLARPIVDAEVNALFIGGPDMSALKNALPVEIHTEYRQSTDELLPLVVKTVRPGDVIMVKSSKGIGFSKIVKALISQFPPVEPAE; encoded by the coding sequence ATGAGTGAGTGGCTCTGGAAATCCGACGATATGGTCGAAGCCATGGAAGGAAGGCCATTCGGTAACCTTCCCGGCGGCATAACCGGCATCTCCATCGATAGCCGCTCGCTGAAGCCGGGCGAGGCGTTCTTCGCCATCAAGGGCGAGCAATTCGACGGCCATGATTTCGTCACCGCCGCCATGGCTGCCGGTGCCGGTCTGATCGTGGTGGCAGAACACCGTCTGCCCGCTTTCGGCAATTCCAAGGTGCCGATGATCGTGGTGGAGGACGTGCTTGAAGCCCTGACCAAGCTTGGCATTGCTTCGCGCGCCCGCTCGAAGGCCCAGATCATCGCGGTGACAGGTTCTGTCGGCAAGACCACGACCAAGGAAGCACTGCGCCATGTACTTTCGGAAGTCGGCAAGGTTCATGCTTCGGTGGCGTCGTTCAACAATCACTGGGGCGTGCCGCTGACGCTTGCGCGCATGCCTGCCGATACGGATTATGGCGTTTTTGAAATCGGCATGAACCATCATGACGAAATCCGCCCGCTGGTAAAGATGGTGCGCCCGCATGTGGCGCTGATTACGCTGATCGCCCCCGCGCATCTTGGTCATTTTGCCAATCTGGAGGAAATCGCCGTCGCCAAGGCGGAGATTTTTGAAGGCATTGTCCCGGGCGGTTATGCACTCCTCAACCGTGACGACAAGCGCTTCAAGCAGCTGGAAGAACTGGCTGAAAAGGCAGGCGTCGAGCATATCGTCACCTTCGGCGAGAATGCACGCTCCGATTACCGCCTGCGCGAAGTGAAGCTTCATCCCACCTGTTCCTGCATGACGGTGAAGGCTGGCACGCATGAAGCTGCGGTCAAGGTCGGCATGCCGGGCCGACATATCGTCCAGAACATGCTTGCCGTCCTCGGCGCAGCCGATCTGGTTGGCGCGGATATCGCCAAGGTGATGATGGCAATGGCGACGCTCACCGCGGAAGGCGGTCGCGGCGCGCGCCATGTGCTGCAGCACCCCGAAGGCACGTTCACGCTGATCGACGAAAGCTATAATGCCAATCCAACCTCGATGCGCGCAGCCCTGTCGCTCTTGCATTCAACGGCGCCGGAAGGTTCGCGCGGCCGCCGCATTGCGGTGCTGGGGGATATGCTGGAGCTTGGCCGTCAGTCGGGAAAACTCCACGCCGATCTGGCGCGTCCGATTGTGGATGCCGAGGTGAATGCGCTTTTTATCGGTGGACCGGACATGTCGGCGCTTAAAAATGCCTTGCCGGTTGAAATTCATACCGAGTACAGGCAGAGCACCGACGAATTGTTGCCGCTGGTGGTCAAGACTGTCCGTCCGGGCGATGTCATCATGGTGAAATCGTCGAAGGGAATCGGTTTTTCCAAAATCGTCAAGGCGCTGATCAGCCAGTTTCCGCCGGTAGAACCGGCGGAATAA
- a CDS encoding UDP-N-acetylmuramoyl-L-alanyl-D-glutamate--2,6-diaminopimelate ligase: MTMKLKEIALFKELASGNAGEVEITGVTSDSRKVERGFLFAALKGVKADGAAFVADAVKRGASAIVAGKDTVIADAGVPVLHVDDPRLALAVAAAQFYGKQPQVMVAVTGTSGKTSVASFTRQIWAYAGFPAANIGTTGVFSPTRSDYNSLTTPDPVELHRVLAELADEGVTHAAMEASSHGLDQRRLDGVKLAAGAFTNLGRDHMDYHATIEEYLGAKMRLFNTLLPKGAPAIIFSDDHFSAQAIEAATLAGCDVKTVGRKGNFIALKRVEHERFRQHVEVRIGDEIFEIELPLAGDFQVANALVAAGLAMVTGVPAAAAMRALALLKGAPGRLDLVGATEDGAPAYVDYAHKPEALENVLTSVRPFTTGRVIVVFGCGGDRDKGKRPIMGEIASRLADVAIVTDDNPRSEVPAQIRSEIMAAAPGATEIGDRREAIFTAVSMMQPGDTLVVAGKGHEEGQIVGNITLPFSDHAEVAAALAARLEERSE; encoded by the coding sequence ATGACCATGAAACTGAAGGAAATCGCTCTTTTCAAGGAACTGGCCTCCGGCAATGCCGGCGAGGTGGAGATCACCGGTGTCACGTCGGACTCCCGCAAGGTCGAACGCGGTTTTCTTTTCGCAGCCTTGAAGGGTGTGAAAGCTGATGGCGCGGCTTTTGTCGCCGATGCCGTCAAGCGCGGCGCCAGCGCCATCGTTGCGGGCAAGGATACGGTCATTGCCGATGCGGGTGTGCCGGTCCTTCATGTCGACGATCCGCGTCTTGCCCTGGCAGTTGCGGCGGCACAGTTCTATGGCAAGCAGCCGCAGGTCATGGTTGCGGTCACCGGCACCAGCGGCAAGACGTCCGTTGCATCCTTTACCCGTCAGATATGGGCGTATGCCGGTTTCCCCGCCGCCAACATCGGCACGACCGGCGTCTTCTCGCCGACACGCAGCGACTATAACTCGCTGACCACGCCCGATCCGGTGGAACTGCATCGCGTGCTGGCCGAACTTGCCGACGAAGGCGTCACCCATGCCGCCATGGAAGCTTCGTCTCATGGTCTCGATCAGCGCCGTCTCGATGGTGTCAAGCTTGCTGCCGGTGCCTTCACCAATCTCGGTCGCGATCATATGGATTATCACGCGACCATTGAGGAATATCTGGGCGCGAAGATGCGTCTCTTCAACACGCTTCTGCCGAAGGGCGCGCCAGCCATCATCTTCTCCGACGATCATTTTTCGGCGCAGGCCATCGAAGCGGCGACGCTAGCTGGATGCGACGTCAAGACGGTGGGACGCAAGGGCAATTTCATCGCTCTCAAGCGCGTGGAGCATGAGCGTTTCCGCCAGCATGTCGAAGTGCGCATCGGCGACGAGATCTTCGAGATCGAGCTGCCGCTCGCCGGAGATTTTCAGGTGGCCAATGCGCTGGTGGCCGCGGGACTTGCCATGGTCACGGGCGTTCCGGCTGCGGCTGCAATGCGCGCACTGGCGCTCCTGAAAGGGGCGCCGGGACGGCTGGATCTCGTCGGCGCGACGGAAGATGGCGCACCGGCCTACGTCGATTACGCCCATAAGCCGGAAGCGCTGGAAAATGTGCTGACTTCGGTGCGCCCGTTCACGACGGGCCGTGTGATCGTGGTTTTCGGTTGCGGCGGCGATCGCGACAAGGGCAAGCGTCCGATCATGGGCGAAATCGCGTCGCGTCTGGCCGATGTGGCCATCGTCACGGACGACAATCCGCGTTCGGAGGTTCCCGCGCAGATACGCTCGGAAATCATGGCGGCTGCGCCAGGTGCGACGGAAATCGGTGATCGCCGCGAGGCGATCTTCACCGCCGTGTCGATGATGCAGCCGGGCGATACGCTGGTCGTTGCAGGCAAGGGTCATGAAGAAGGGCAGATCGTCGGCAATATCACCCTGCCGTTCTCGGATCATGCGGAAGTTGCGGCAGCACTGGCTGCCCGTCTTGAGGAGCGCTCGGAATGA